A section of the Pseudophryne corroboree isolate aPseCor3 chromosome 11, aPseCor3.hap2, whole genome shotgun sequence genome encodes:
- the LOC134968694 gene encoding putative nuclease HARBI1, protein MSQGQFSKVLRRVSQAFLKRVKQFIAMPLDVGALDVVKRQFEEGGSRFPHVIGVVDGTHVAIVPPRHNEEIYRNRKLFHSLNVMVVCGPSLQILSLNAKFPGNSHDAHVIRQSGIWQRLRSMEGQDMWLLGDRGYPCTPWLMTPYSKPRPGPQTAFNSALTATRQLVECTIGVLKVRFRVLHRTGGDIMYSPEMVSKIVVLCTILHNIAVRSRVELPQTEELPDEEPRVGLRVGGGSVSRRRNQVRTRIVRDFFR, encoded by the exons atgtcgcagggccagttcagtaaggtcctgcggcgtgtcagccaggctttccttaagcgagttaagcaatttattgctatgcctttggatgttggtgccctagatgtggtgaagcggcaatttgaggaaggtggtagtcgcttcccacatgttattggggttgtggatggcacacatgtagctattgtaccaccaagacataatgaagaaatttatagaaacaggaaactgtttcattctctgaatgtaatggttgtttgtgggccatccctccagatcctgtccctgaatgctaagttcccggggaactcccatgatgcccatgtcattagacaatcagggatatggcagagattaagatcgatggaaggacaagacatgtggttattgg gagaccgtggatatccttgcaccccctggctcatgactccttacagtaagcccaggccaggaccacagacggcatttaactccgcacttactgccactagacagctggtggagtgcacgattggtgtccttaaagtccgctttcgtgtgctccaccgcactggtggcgacatcatgtattcgccggagatggtaagtaaaattgtggtcctgtgcactatcctacataacatcgctgtaaggagtcgcgtggagcttcctcaaacagaggaattgcctgatgaggagccaaggGTTGGTTTGcgagtcggtggggggagtgtttcccggaggagAAATCAAGTTAGGACACGCATTGTTCGTGATTTTTTCAGGTaa